A DNA window from Anaerocolumna sp. AGMB13020 contains the following coding sequences:
- a CDS encoding alpha-N-arabinofuranosidase, translating to MAKLYINPKVKKGKINKEIYGHFSEHLGRCIYEGIYVGENSEIPNVNGMRKDVVAALKELNIPVLRWPGGCFADEYHWKDGIGPKENRKKMVNTHWGGLVEDNSFGTHEFMELCEQIGCEPYINANLGSGTVQEMSEWVEYMTFDGISPMAGLRAENGRKEPWKVKYLGVGNESWGCGGNMTPEHYANEYRRYQTYCRNYGDNKLYKIACGANADDYNWTDVVMKIAGRHMDGLSVHYYTLPTGDWSKKGSSTEFDEQVWYQTLKKTLYMETLITNHDTVMSKYDPEKRVGLLVDEWGTWFDVEPGTNPGFLYQQSTMRDALVAGINLNIFNKHCDRVKMANIAQLVNVLQAAILTEGDKLILTPTYHVFNMYKHHQEAQLVDSSLEAELIGLEDNNKVPNLHESVSMGEDNKLHITINNLSVSEAYEVESILAETKVRTVKATLLSAGFNSYNTFEKPDAVEPVEFKDYKITDKGISFKIPACSVLHLEAEVE from the coding sequence ATGGCTAAGCTTTACATTAATCCAAAGGTAAAAAAAGGTAAGATTAACAAGGAGATTTACGGACATTTTTCTGAGCATCTAGGAAGATGTATCTATGAGGGAATTTATGTAGGGGAGAATTCTGAGATACCAAATGTAAACGGAATGCGTAAGGATGTTGTTGCAGCTCTTAAGGAGCTTAATATACCCGTACTTCGCTGGCCCGGTGGCTGCTTTGCAGATGAATACCATTGGAAGGATGGTATCGGACCGAAGGAAAACAGAAAGAAAATGGTTAATACTCACTGGGGCGGCTTAGTAGAAGATAACAGTTTTGGTACACACGAGTTCATGGAACTCTGTGAGCAGATAGGCTGTGAACCCTATATCAATGCCAACTTAGGAAGCGGAACCGTACAGGAAATGTCTGAATGGGTAGAGTATATGACTTTTGACGGAATCTCCCCTATGGCAGGCTTAAGAGCAGAGAACGGAAGGAAGGAACCCTGGAAGGTAAAATATCTTGGAGTGGGAAATGAAAGCTGGGGCTGCGGCGGAAATATGACACCGGAGCACTATGCCAATGAATACCGCAGATATCAGACCTATTGCAGAAATTATGGAGACAACAAACTATATAAAATAGCTTGTGGTGCCAATGCGGATGATTACAACTGGACCGATGTAGTAATGAAAATTGCGGGAAGACATATGGATGGACTCTCCGTACATTATTATACACTGCCAACAGGAGACTGGTCCAAGAAAGGCAGTTCCACAGAATTTGATGAGCAGGTATGGTATCAGACACTGAAGAAGACACTCTATATGGAAACACTCATAACAAATCACGATACGGTTATGAGCAAATATGATCCTGAAAAAAGAGTAGGACTTCTGGTAGACGAATGGGGAACCTGGTTTGATGTGGAGCCCGGAACCAACCCAGGCTTTTTATATCAGCAGAGCACCATGAGAGATGCACTTGTGGCAGGAATTAACTTAAACATTTTTAACAAGCACTGTGACCGCGTTAAGATGGCAAATATTGCACAGCTGGTAAATGTTCTTCAAGCTGCAATCTTAACAGAAGGTGACAAGCTGATACTTACTCCTACCTATCATGTATTTAATATGTATAAGCACCATCAGGAGGCACAGTTGGTTGACAGCAGTCTGGAAGCTGAGCTGATCGGCCTGGAGGATAATAATAAGGTTCCTAATCTTCATGAATCCGTATCAATGGGAGAAGACAATAAGCTGCACATCACGATCAATAACCTGTCTGTAAGCGAGGCTTATGAGGTAGAGAGCATACTGGCAGAGACAAAAGTGAGAACTGTAAAAGCCACGCTGTTATCTGCAGGCTTCAATTCCTATAATACCTTTGAGAAACCGGATGCGGTAGAACCGGTGGAATTTAAGGATTATAAAATTACAGATAAAGGAATTTCATTTAAGATACCCGCGTGCAGTGTACTTCATCTGGAAGCTGAAGTTGAGTAG
- a CDS encoding MarR family winged helix-turn-helix transcriptional regulator codes for MNVNNSLSKRVSHISKCTQQHMDSRLKPLELSSGSYPFLMLLSEEEGINLEKLSRLAHVDKAMTTRTVQKLIGLGFIERIQDNKDQRACKLYLTAKAKAVIPIIKEALNSWITQITFDIPADKLEELYSMLDIILEKAEEK; via the coding sequence ATGAATGTAAATAATTCTTTGAGTAAACGTGTAAGTCATATATCAAAATGTACCCAGCAGCATATGGATAGCAGGTTAAAGCCTCTGGAATTAAGCAGCGGCTCTTACCCCTTTCTCATGCTGTTAAGTGAAGAAGAGGGGATTAACCTGGAGAAGCTTAGCAGGCTGGCACATGTGGACAAGGCTATGACTACCAGGACGGTTCAAAAATTGATAGGCCTTGGTTTTATTGAGAGAATACAGGATAACAAGGATCAGAGAGCCTGTAAGTTATACCTGACAGCCAAAGCAAAAGCAGTTATACCAATTATTAAAGAAGCTTTAAACAGCTGGATCACTCAGATTACTTTTGATATTCCCGCGGATAAGCTTGAAGAATTATACAGCATGTTAGACATTATCCTGGAAAAAGCGGAAGAAAAATAG
- a CDS encoding MFS transporter, whose protein sequence is MENQTVMPPKVRWGILFVIVMSIFMSTLDGSIVNVALPTLSKSLKVTSGAVAWVVSIYLIAVSATMLLFGRLGDIYGKTRVFQAGLAVFTLGSLLCGISGTLLMLLISRVIQAIGAAGLMSNSQGIITQVFPANERGRALGINGTFVALGSLVGPSLGGFIVDYTKWEYIFWINIPVGILVIILSLKLLPKAGKVVKEKIDFPGSVLFMAFIVLLFGALGQVQELGFGSPVIIICLAASLPLFLLFLRREKRLEMPLLELSLFKSKWFTISLICSFISFIAIFCSNIIMPFYLQDALQMSPGRAGAFLSIYPLVLALTAPISGHLSDKIGSEILTLVGLSLTSTGLLLLSTLDAAPNYVVMGVYIAIMSFGNALFQSPNTSLVMSTLPRNKLGIGGSISALVRNLGMIVGITLATTLLYQSMSGKLGYHVSDIAAAGTPAFIFAMRIVYLTAFIICLAGVSITAFRLISRKKEKSRSEA, encoded by the coding sequence ATGGAAAATCAGACCGTTATGCCCCCAAAAGTAAGGTGGGGCATTTTATTTGTTATTGTAATGTCAATTTTTATGTCCACTCTGGACGGAAGTATTGTAAATGTAGCTTTACCCACCTTGTCAAAGAGCCTTAAGGTCACCTCCGGTGCGGTTGCCTGGGTAGTCAGTATTTATCTTATAGCAGTTTCTGCTACCATGCTGCTCTTTGGGAGACTTGGGGATATCTATGGCAAGACACGTGTATTTCAGGCAGGTCTGGCTGTATTCACACTGGGTTCGCTTCTATGCGGAATCTCAGGCACCCTACTTATGTTATTGATATCAAGAGTAATTCAGGCAATCGGTGCTGCCGGTTTAATGTCCAACAGTCAGGGTATCATTACTCAGGTCTTTCCTGCCAATGAACGTGGCAGGGCACTTGGCATCAATGGTACCTTTGTTGCTTTAGGTTCTCTTGTCGGTCCATCTTTGGGTGGATTTATTGTTGATTACACCAAATGGGAATATATCTTCTGGATTAATATCCCTGTCGGAATCCTGGTTATTATTCTATCCTTAAAGCTTCTGCCAAAGGCTGGTAAGGTTGTAAAAGAAAAAATAGATTTTCCGGGTTCCGTTCTGTTTATGGCCTTTATCGTATTGTTGTTTGGTGCTCTTGGACAAGTTCAGGAACTGGGTTTTGGTTCACCGGTTATTATTATATGTCTGGCGGCTTCCCTCCCCCTATTCCTCCTGTTCCTGCGCAGAGAGAAACGGTTGGAAATGCCTTTGCTGGAATTATCTTTATTTAAGAGCAAGTGGTTTACAATCAGCTTGATCTGCAGCTTTATAAGCTTTATCGCCATCTTCTGCTCAAATATCATAATGCCGTTTTACCTGCAGGATGCTTTACAGATGTCTCCTGGAAGAGCCGGTGCTTTCCTGTCCATTTATCCCCTTGTGCTTGCACTTACAGCGCCCATTAGCGGACATCTTTCTGATAAGATCGGTTCGGAAATCCTGACACTGGTCGGATTAAGCCTTACCAGTACGGGGCTTCTGCTCCTGTCAACCCTGGATGCTGCACCCAATTATGTGGTAATGGGAGTTTATATTGCAATTATGTCCTTTGGTAATGCACTGTTCCAGTCACCTAATACCTCTCTTGTTATGTCCACGCTTCCAAGGAACAAACTTGGTATCGGAGGCAGCATCAGTGCTCTAGTCCGAAACCTGGGAATGATTGTTGGTATTACCCTTGCTACTACTCTGTTATATCAGTCCATGAGCGGAAAGTTAGGCTATCATGTCAGTGATATTGCTGCTGCAGGAACTCCTGCCTTTATCTTTGCCATGAGAATCGTGTATCTTACAGCTTTCATAATATGCCTTGCCGGTGTATCCATTACTGCTTTCAGACTGATATCAAGAAAGAAGGAAAAGAGCAGATCAGAAGCTTAA
- a CDS encoding YdcF family protein: MLAFALFFLLIFLLCGIYFFVIVFYSGLGTAFLWFWPALGGFCLLLSISLLFLHLNHFPVPKLFRYGFLLLFITVVGSFTFAEGSIWMEGKKEASSGADYVIVLGAQVKGTTVSRALKNRLDTALAYLKDNPESFVIVAGGQGKGEDITEALAMKEYLVASGADSSKILLEDTSVNTYENLRNSKNIIVGRETGHTLENRIKIVVVTNQFHVYRAVRLAKQQGFEQVSGFGAPNDDVLTVHYYVREYFGVVKDTFFGNMRLN, translated from the coding sequence ATGCTTGCATTTGCCTTGTTTTTTCTATTGATTTTTTTACTCTGCGGAATTTATTTCTTTGTAATTGTATTTTATTCAGGTCTCGGTACAGCTTTCTTATGGTTCTGGCCTGCACTGGGCGGATTCTGCCTTTTGCTTAGCATATCTTTGCTTTTCCTGCATCTTAATCATTTTCCTGTTCCGAAGCTCTTCCGATATGGCTTTCTTCTGCTATTTATTACAGTGGTCGGAAGTTTTACCTTTGCAGAAGGGAGTATATGGATGGAAGGAAAGAAGGAGGCTTCTTCCGGAGCGGATTATGTAATCGTATTAGGAGCACAGGTAAAGGGTACCACAGTATCCCGTGCATTAAAGAATCGGCTGGATACGGCTCTTGCCTATCTGAAGGATAATCCCGAATCCTTTGTAATCGTAGCAGGAGGACAAGGAAAAGGAGAAGACATTACAGAAGCTTTGGCAATGAAGGAATATCTTGTTGCTTCTGGGGCAGATAGTAGCAAGATATTACTTGAGGATACTTCGGTGAATACTTATGAGAATCTACGCAACAGTAAGAATATTATTGTGGGCAGAGAGACAGGTCATACCCTAGAGAATAGGATAAAAATCGTTGTAGTTACCAACCAATTTCATGTTTATCGTGCTGTAAGACTGGCAAAACAGCAGGGGTTTGAGCAAGTCAGCGGATTCGGTGCACCAAATGATGATGTGCTGACCGTTCATTATTATGTAAGAGAATACTTTGGTGTGGTCAAAGATACGTTCTTTGGAAATATGAGATTAAATTAA
- the ahpF gene encoding alkyl hydroperoxide reductase subunit F, protein MLDTDIRNQLSEYLKLLESDLLIKLSAGSDNTSKELEDFVKEVASLSERIDIEPVSLARTPSFQICRKGEEKGLTFAGIPLGHEFNSFVLALLQVSGRPPKIEEKVKEQIKHLKGEYHFETYISLSCHNCPEVVQAAGIMSVLNPNITHTMIDGGVFKKEVEDKNILAVPALYLNGEFLAGGRMTVEDILAKLGSLPEASELEEKEPFDVLIVGGGPAGASAAIYAARKGIRTGIVAERFGGQVLETMGIENLIGIQYTEGPKLAQSLEEHVKNYEVDIIKSLRAKGLKKKDLIEVELENGAVLKSKAVILSTGARWRNVGVPGEAEFKNKGVAYCPHCDGPLFKGKAVAVIGGGNSGIEAAIDLAGIAEKVVVLEFMSELKADAVLQEKLNSLRNVNVYKNVQTKEITGTDKVNGITFADRTTGEEQHIELQGVFVQIGLVPNTDWLGDTVTRSRSGEIEVDIHNNTNIPGVFAAGDCTNSPYKQIVIAMGSGANAALSAFDYIIRN, encoded by the coding sequence ATGCTGGATACTGATATACGAAATCAGCTAAGTGAATATTTAAAGCTCCTGGAAAGCGACCTGCTAATTAAGTTAAGTGCCGGTTCTGATAATACCTCAAAAGAGCTGGAGGACTTCGTAAAAGAAGTGGCTTCTCTTTCAGAAAGAATAGATATAGAACCGGTAAGCCTTGCAAGAACTCCCAGCTTTCAAATTTGCCGTAAAGGAGAAGAAAAAGGCCTTACCTTTGCAGGAATTCCCTTGGGGCATGAATTTAACTCCTTTGTACTGGCACTTCTTCAGGTCAGCGGCAGACCACCTAAAATAGAAGAAAAAGTAAAGGAGCAGATCAAGCACTTAAAGGGTGAGTATCACTTTGAAACTTACATCAGCTTAAGTTGCCATAATTGTCCGGAGGTGGTGCAGGCCGCCGGTATTATGAGTGTGCTGAATCCTAACATAACGCATACCATGATTGATGGAGGAGTATTTAAGAAGGAGGTTGAGGATAAGAATATTCTGGCTGTACCGGCTCTTTATCTGAATGGTGAATTTCTGGCAGGCGGAAGAATGACGGTAGAAGATATTCTTGCAAAGCTTGGCAGCCTCCCGGAAGCTTCGGAGCTGGAGGAGAAAGAACCTTTTGATGTGCTTATAGTTGGCGGTGGCCCTGCAGGTGCCAGTGCTGCAATCTATGCGGCAAGGAAAGGCATAAGGACTGGCATCGTAGCAGAGCGCTTCGGCGGTCAGGTTCTGGAGACCATGGGAATAGAGAATCTCATTGGTATTCAATATACAGAAGGGCCTAAGCTGGCACAGAGCCTCGAAGAGCATGTAAAAAATTACGAGGTTGATATAATAAAATCCCTTCGTGCAAAAGGTCTGAAGAAAAAGGATCTCATTGAAGTTGAGCTGGAAAACGGCGCTGTGCTGAAAAGCAAGGCAGTCATCTTAAGTACAGGTGCCAGATGGAGAAATGTAGGAGTTCCCGGAGAGGCAGAATTTAAGAACAAAGGAGTTGCTTATTGCCCCCATTGTGACGGACCTTTATTCAAGGGCAAAGCAGTAGCAGTCATCGGAGGCGGTAACTCTGGTATCGAAGCAGCCATCGACCTTGCGGGCATAGCAGAGAAGGTTGTTGTACTGGAATTTATGTCGGAATTAAAGGCAGATGCAGTACTGCAGGAAAAGTTGAATAGCTTAAGAAATGTAAACGTATATAAGAATGTACAGACAAAAGAAATAACGGGTACAGATAAAGTAAACGGAATAACTTTTGCCGACAGAACCACAGGTGAGGAGCAGCACATAGAATTACAGGGAGTGTTTGTACAGATAGGACTTGTACCAAACACTGACTGGCTTGGTGACACAGTGACCCGCTCCCGTTCCGGTGAGATTGAAGTGGACATTCATAATAATACGAATATCCCCGGTGTATTTGCAGCTGGTGACTGTACGAATAGTCCATATAAACAGATTGTAATTGCAATGGGTTCCGGAGCCAATGCAGCACTGAGTGCTTTTGACTATATTATCCGCAATTAG
- the ahpC gene encoding alkyl hydroperoxide reductase subunit C gives MSLIGTEVKPFVAQAFRNGKFVEVSEQDFKGNWSIICFYPADFTFVCPTELEDLQSNYDTFKKLGAEVYSVSTDTHFTHKAWHDTSEAIKKITYTMIGDPSHTISRNFDVLIEADGLADRGTFLVDPDGIIVAVEINAGSIGRNADVLVDKIKAAQYVRNNPGEVCPAKWKEGGSTLKPSLDLVGKI, from the coding sequence ATGTCATTAATCGGAACAGAAGTAAAACCATTTGTAGCACAGGCATTTCGTAACGGTAAATTTGTAGAGGTTTCAGAACAGGATTTCAAGGGAAACTGGAGCATTATTTGCTTTTATCCTGCGGATTTCACCTTCGTGTGCCCTACAGAACTGGAAGATTTACAGAGCAATTATGATACCTTTAAGAAACTGGGAGCTGAAGTGTACTCTGTATCAACTGACACTCATTTTACACACAAAGCTTGGCATGATACCTCTGAAGCTATCAAGAAGATTACCTATACCATGATCGGTGATCCTTCTCATACCATTTCCAGAAATTTTGATGTATTAATCGAAGCTGACGGACTGGCAGACAGAGGAACCTTCTTAGTTGACCCGGACGGAATTATTGTAGCAGTTGAGATTAATGCAGGCAGCATTGGCCGTAATGCGGATGTGCTGGTGGATAAGATTAAAGCGGCTCAGTATGTAAGAAACAACCCCGGTGAAGTATGCCCTGCCAAGTGGAAAGAGGGAGGCTCAACCTTAAAGCCCAGCCTCGATCTGGTAGGAAAGATTTAA
- a CDS encoding methyl-accepting chemotaxis protein codes for MEIFREKGLKKNVFITSLAVLSGSIVLVTAGGFFKAQSLLNKGGSTLSLLLFMVIFAVVIGVVATLCLAFLLNQKLREIDLGNVTETAYQEVAAAAESTRTQGHLPAGIKEFIGSVKESVDIITYSTSELKQSSAEMSDISSRVTLSITQLAEGATQQAESTEKGSVRINNITEMILCIGEDMAQSDKVADGAINAMEEVKGSIKFQEEKMAENKVLTENMRGAITDLMDKSKEIGKILEVIKGVAQQTNLLALNAAIEAARAGEHGRGFAVVSEEIRKLAEQSAESGKQITEIINDVQQGIENTVTQITKANDLSQEQEKAFEKTVSSISDISDKVYSIGVKVKAAYNATATLTEDAKEAEDMIATVASISEETAAGTEEVSSSVEEQNNLIQLVAECSKEMYNIAETLKQQLVEFDQ; via the coding sequence GTGGAAATTTTCAGAGAAAAAGGCTTGAAAAAAAATGTTTTTATCACTAGTTTAGCCGTTTTATCAGGCAGCATTGTTCTTGTAACCGCAGGCGGATTTTTTAAAGCCCAGTCATTGTTAAACAAAGGAGGCAGCACTTTAAGCCTTCTGCTTTTTATGGTTATTTTTGCAGTAGTGATAGGGGTAGTGGCTACCCTTTGCCTTGCATTTTTACTGAACCAGAAATTGCGAGAAATTGATTTGGGTAATGTGACAGAGACGGCATACCAGGAAGTTGCGGCAGCCGCTGAATCCACAAGAACACAAGGTCATCTTCCTGCAGGCATAAAAGAATTTATTGGCAGTGTAAAGGAATCTGTCGATATCATAACCTATTCGACCAGTGAGTTAAAACAATCTTCAGCTGAAATGAGTGATATTTCAAGCAGAGTTACACTATCTATAACACAGTTGGCAGAAGGCGCAACTCAGCAGGCTGAATCAACCGAAAAAGGAAGTGTGCGCATCAATAATATTACCGAGATGATTCTTTGTATCGGTGAAGATATGGCACAGTCAGATAAAGTTGCTGACGGAGCAATTAATGCCATGGAGGAAGTGAAGGGATCCATCAAATTCCAGGAAGAAAAGATGGCTGAGAACAAGGTTCTTACTGAGAATATGCGAGGAGCAATCACGGACTTAATGGACAAGTCCAAAGAAATCGGAAAAATATTAGAGGTAATAAAAGGCGTAGCACAACAGACAAATCTGTTAGCCTTAAATGCTGCAATAGAAGCTGCAAGAGCAGGCGAGCACGGAAGAGGGTTTGCCGTTGTATCCGAAGAAATTCGTAAGCTTGCAGAACAGTCAGCAGAATCCGGAAAGCAGATTACAGAAATTATAAACGATGTACAACAGGGAATAGAAAATACAGTAACGCAAATTACCAAAGCCAATGACCTTTCACAGGAACAGGAAAAGGCATTTGAGAAGACCGTGTCTTCCATATCTGATATATCCGATAAGGTATATTCTATCGGTGTAAAAGTTAAAGCTGCATATAATGCGACTGCCACTTTAACAGAAGATGCAAAAGAAGCTGAAGATATGATTGCAACGGTTGCGAGTATCTCCGAAGAAACTGCCGCCGGAACAGAAGAGGTTTCTTCCTCCGTTGAAGAGCAGAATAATCTGATACAGTTAGTAGCAGAATGCTCGAAAGAGATGTATAATATTGCTGAGACATTAAAGCAGCAGTTGGTAGAATTTGATCAATAA
- a CDS encoding SDR family NAD(P)-dependent oxidoreductase → MLEGKVALVTGASRGIGRAIAVKLAKEGADVVINYVSNEESALKVQEEIKSFGRKAYIFRCDVAKREELEALVDFTIEKLGKIDILVNNAGIVRYNTITGMTDSEWSDVINTNLTGMFNLCQLVAPHMIKQNSGKIVNISSLAAVKMLPASYSYTASKAGVAAFTKVLGTELIANNISVNAIAPGIIITDMLDTLGDAAEAYKQQVPAKRFCEAEEVAELAYFLCQDISRYIVGQTIVIDGGLSL, encoded by the coding sequence ATGTTAGAAGGAAAGGTAGCATTAGTAACAGGAGCATCCAGAGGTATTGGCAGAGCGATAGCAGTAAAGCTCGCAAAAGAAGGTGCAGATGTAGTTATCAATTACGTAAGCAATGAAGAATCCGCCCTTAAAGTACAGGAAGAAATTAAGAGTTTTGGAAGAAAGGCATATATTTTCCGTTGTGATGTGGCAAAAAGAGAAGAACTTGAGGCTCTGGTAGACTTTACAATCGAAAAGCTTGGAAAAATCGATATTTTGGTTAATAATGCAGGCATTGTACGTTATAATACCATAACCGGAATGACAGACAGCGAATGGAGTGATGTAATAAATACCAACCTGACCGGTATGTTCAATCTGTGCCAGCTGGTAGCACCCCATATGATCAAACAGAACTCCGGTAAAATCGTTAATATCAGTTCACTTGCAGCCGTTAAGATGCTTCCAGCCTCCTATAGCTATACTGCCTCTAAAGCAGGAGTTGCAGCCTTTACCAAGGTACTTGGTACAGAGCTTATTGCAAATAACATCAGTGTCAATGCAATAGCACCTGGAATTATTATAACAGATATGCTGGATACCTTAGGAGATGCAGCAGAAGCCTACAAACAGCAGGTACCTGCAAAGAGATTCTGTGAAGCGGAGGAGGTTGCAGAGCTTGCATACTTCTTGTGTCAGGATATCTCCAGGTATATCGTAGGTCAGACAATTGTAATTGACGGCGGTCTGTCTTTATAA
- a CDS encoding thiamine pyrophosphate-binding protein produces the protein MRIANGILEFLKKAGVDYIFGIPAGTISPLFDALNDVSIKPIVAKNEGGAAYMAARYASVSGKLAVCMGAGGVGANNMMNGVGDAFRAKAPVLFLTGYVHRWQIGKGAIQELNTEEILRPITKYSKTVLKEEDVMKELELAVKTALTVPMGPVFLSVPIDIQLASLPGEVPDFTATAYVSASDDNKSLEEACKVIEESGKGLILAGKGARGKSELVKEISKHLQWPVITTPEGKGVVSNDFPLNLGNYGFASTDAASAYVNDPSVDCLLILGTSLGENATNNFSKALTEGKKVIHIDWDIKELGKVYKTDVKLCADLEVALPYIIQNTKAAGQTGFERTAINNPVEKVNTGVSLKEFMEQLPEYMPKDTYYMADMGEFMNYAFKYLSIPEGGDFETNLNYAAMGSAIGGAVGVQAAYPGRSVAVFAGDGDFFMNGMEVLTAAEYELPIVYFIINNAMLGFVEHGHKFLFERVVNGFCQKRISIADMMAACGLKTMVISENSQIKELPEFLREAEGPVVVELITDGSEPAPNGDRLKALQKHN, from the coding sequence ATGAGGATAGCTAACGGGATTTTGGAATTCTTGAAAAAAGCAGGAGTGGACTATATATTCGGCATACCAGCAGGTACAATCAGTCCGCTTTTTGATGCATTAAACGACGTTTCAATTAAACCTATTGTTGCCAAGAACGAAGGCGGTGCAGCTTATATGGCCGCCAGATATGCCAGCGTCAGCGGAAAGCTTGCGGTTTGTATGGGTGCCGGCGGTGTCGGAGCAAACAATATGATGAACGGTGTGGGAGATGCATTCAGGGCCAAAGCGCCTGTTCTGTTCCTTACTGGTTATGTTCACAGATGGCAGATAGGGAAAGGGGCCATCCAGGAACTTAATACGGAAGAGATTCTCAGACCAATTACAAAATACAGTAAGACGGTATTAAAAGAAGAGGATGTAATGAAAGAACTGGAACTGGCTGTAAAGACAGCTTTAACAGTTCCCATGGGTCCTGTATTTTTATCTGTTCCCATCGATATTCAGCTTGCCAGCCTGCCCGGGGAAGTTCCGGATTTTACAGCAACAGCATATGTTTCAGCATCAGATGACAATAAGAGTTTAGAAGAAGCCTGCAAGGTAATAGAGGAATCAGGGAAAGGACTCATCCTGGCAGGTAAAGGCGCAAGAGGAAAATCAGAACTTGTAAAAGAAATAAGTAAGCACCTGCAATGGCCGGTTATCACAACACCAGAAGGTAAAGGTGTGGTATCAAATGATTTCCCGCTGAATCTTGGGAACTATGGTTTTGCAAGCACAGATGCCGCCTCTGCTTACGTAAATGACCCTTCTGTTGACTGCCTGCTCATCCTTGGAACCAGTTTGGGAGAGAATGCAACCAATAACTTCAGTAAAGCCTTAACAGAGGGGAAGAAGGTTATTCACATTGACTGGGATATAAAAGAGCTTGGAAAAGTCTATAAGACGGATGTTAAGCTTTGTGCTGATTTAGAGGTAGCTTTACCTTATATTATACAGAATACCAAAGCAGCAGGGCAGACAGGCTTTGAGAGAACAGCAATCAATAATCCGGTAGAGAAAGTAAATACGGGTGTAAGCCTTAAGGAGTTTATGGAACAGCTACCGGAATATATGCCTAAGGATACTTATTATATGGCAGATATGGGCGAATTTATGAATTATGCCTTTAAATATCTTTCTATACCGGAAGGCGGAGACTTTGAGACCAATTTAAATTATGCTGCCATGGGTTCTGCAATTGGTGGTGCAGTCGGTGTGCAAGCAGCCTATCCGGGGCGAAGCGTTGCTGTATTTGCCGGTGACGGAGACTTCTTTATGAATGGAATGGAAGTACTGACTGCAGCAGAATATGAATTACCCATTGTTTACTTTATTATTAATAATGCTATGTTAGGATTTGTAGAACATGGACATAAGTTCCTGTTTGAAAGAGTAGTTAATGGTTTTTGCCAGAAGAGAATCAGCATAGCTGATATGATGGCTGCCTGTGGCCTAAAGACAATGGTTATTAGCGAGAATAGTCAGATAAAGGAGCTTCCGGAATTCTTGCGGGAAGCGGAGGGCCCTGTGGTCGTAGAGCTAATTACAGACGGCAGTGAACCTGCACCAAACGGAGACAGACTGAAAGCATTACAGAAACACAATTAA
- a CDS encoding GAF domain-containing protein yields the protein MEVTILEELFQKISEVTTVEDIGYHRIEEGRLKPFYKTQTDILGIEKWKTVHGQNPVYVKDTFILREITTKKQPIEIYDTKNDTRSADAFFLFGIDSIMIIPVVREDEVKAIICIASIGKYHQFTKEEMETCSKLADDYLKNQY from the coding sequence ATGGAAGTAACAATTCTGGAGGAATTATTTCAAAAAATTTCAGAAGTAACAACGGTAGAGGATATCGGCTATCACAGGATAGAAGAAGGCCGCCTGAAGCCCTTTTACAAAACACAGACGGATATACTTGGAATTGAAAAATGGAAAACAGTACATGGACAGAATCCCGTATATGTTAAGGATACCTTCATATTAAGGGAGATTACGACCAAAAAGCAGCCGATTGAAATCTATGACACCAAAAATGACACCAGATCAGCGGATGCTTTTTTTCTTTTTGGAATTGATAGTATTATGATAATTCCGGTTGTAAGAGAGGATGAGGTGAAGGCCATAATCTGCATAGCTTCTATCGGAAAATACCACCAGTTTACCAAAGAGGAAATGGAGACTTGCAGTAAATTGGCAGATGACTACTTAAAAAATCAATATTAA
- a CDS encoding VOC family protein, with translation MKSALLKNVDCIELYVSDLDEGMKYYCDGMGLKLLWRTEKMVGLGMEEGITEFVLQTERKRRDVDFCVDSVSEAIEQILKAGGMVKDGPFDIPIGKCAVIKDRWENEYIILDMSKGTYVTDDNNNVINIK, from the coding sequence ATGAAGTCAGCATTATTAAAGAATGTGGATTGCATAGAGCTATATGTTTCTGATCTGGATGAGGGCATGAAGTATTACTGTGACGGCATGGGTCTAAAATTGTTATGGCGGACGGAGAAAATGGTTGGATTAGGAATGGAGGAAGGTATTACAGAATTTGTCCTTCAGACAGAAAGAAAAAGGAGGGATGTCGATTTTTGCGTAGATTCTGTATCAGAGGCAATTGAACAAATTCTTAAAGCAGGAGGTATGGTCAAAGATGGTCCTTTTGATATTCCCATTGGGAAATGTGCGGTCATAAAAGACAGATGGGAGAATGAATACATCATATTGGATATGTCGAAAGGAACGTATGTAACAGATGACAACAACAATGTAATAAATATAAAATAA